The DNA region CTGCGTGGAGGACTGGCAGAATCACGGCGTCGTCGGAAACGTGCGGGACCAGACCATCCAGGAAATCTGGAAGAGCGAAATCTACGAAAAAATGCGCGACCTGCACATGACCGGCCGCTGGCGCGACATGGGCATGTGCGAGCATTGCATGGATTGGCAGCATATGGAGTGGGACCACGGCTTCGAAAAGGCGATCGCCAGGGTCATGAGCAAGAACTAAGAAGCCGGCGAACCATCGAATCAACGGTTCGCCGATGAATGCGCTTTACATTCAGGAAGGGAAGCCGGCCGCTCGCAAGGACGCGGGGAGGGAGGACGATCGTGTCAATGCCACCAGCCGCAGCGGGTACGCTCGCGGAGCCGTCGATGAAAAAAATCGCCAAAACCCCGGCCGTCGTACGTGTCGGCGTCGTGGGTTGTGGTTATTGGGGCCCCAATATCATCCGTAACTTCAGCGCCCTGCGCGACTGCGATTTGCGGGTCATTTGCGATTCCAACGCCGGTCGTCTGGAACCCTTCGGACGCCGTTATCCCTCGGCCCGCACCGAGGGCGACTTTGCGGCCATGATCGCCGATCCCGACCTCGACGCCGTCGCCATCTGCACCCCGGTCCACACGCACTATCCGCTGGCCAAGGCCGCGCTCGAGGCCGGCAAGCACGTCCTGATGGAAAAACCCCTGACCCACAGCTCCGAGTCGGCCCAGACGCTGGTCAACATGGCCAGGCAGCGCGGGCTGACCATCATGGTCGATCACACCTTCATCTACAGCGGGGCCGTCCAGAAGATCAAGTCGATCATTGATAGCGGCGAGATCGGGGACATCCTCTATTTCGATTCGGTCCGCATCAACCTCGGCTTGTTTCAGCACGACATCAATGTCATCTGGGACCTCGCCCCCCACGATTTGTCGATCATGGATTATCTGCTCGGCCGCGCCCCCATCTGGGTCTCTGCGATCGGCAGCAAGCACTTCGGCAAGCTCGAAAACCTCGCCTACATGAGCATGAAGTTCGACGATTCCCTGATCGCCCACTTCCACGTGAACTGGCTCGCCCCGGTCAAGCTTCGTTCGACCGTCATCGGCGGCTCCAAGCGAATGATTGTCTATGACGATCTCGCCCCCAGCGAGAAGATCAAAGTGTACGACAAGGGCGTAACGATCAACGGCGACAAGTCCGAGCGCGACAAGGTCCTGATCGACTATCGAACCGGCGACATGTTCGCCCCCAAGATCGACAAGACCGAACCGCTGGAGGCCGTCTGCCGGCATTTCGTGGAGAGCATTCAGAACGGGACAACGCCGCTCACCGACGGCGAGTCCGGCCTGCGCGTCGTGCGGATACTCGAGGCCGCGCAGCGGTCGATTGAGCGAAGCGGGGAGCGGGTCAACTTGTAGCACTGCGCTGCCGGCGACATCGTCGACGCCCATGCCGGAGTCGAGGGAGCGCACTTTGGCATCTCGCGGTCGGGGGCAGTACCATACTCCTGTTTTGACCGTTCGCCACACGGCTCGCCGTGGCGGACGAGGACTAGCTCGAAAGGAAGACGCGAACCATGAACGTACCGCTGGTCGATCTCAAGGCCTCTTTGACGCCCATTCGCGAGGCCCTGCGCAAGGAATTTGAAGCGATCCTCGATGGGATGCAGCTCTTCCTCGGCCCCAACGTGCAGGCCTTCGAGAAAGACTTCACGGCGTTCTGCGAGGTCAAACACGGTCTCGGCGTCTCCAACGGAACCGACGCGCTGATCCTCGCCCTCAAGGCCCTGGGCATCGGGGCTGGCGACGAAGTCATTGTCCCCGCGCACACCTTTTTCGCCAGCATCGAGGCCATCGTCCACGCCGGCGCGACGCCGGTCATGGTCGACATCGAACCCGGCACGATGACGATCGATCCGAAAAAAATCGGACCCATGTTGTCCCCCAAGACCAGGGCCATCATGCCGGTCCATTTGTACGGTCACCCTGCGGACATGGACCCGATCCTGGCGATCGCCAGGGAACACAAGCTCAAGGTGATTGAGGATTGCGCCCAGGCCCACGGCGCCCGTTATAAGGGCCGCCGCTGCGGAAGCATGGGCGATGCGGCGGGGTTCAGCTTCTATTTCACGAAGAATCTCGGCGCTTTCGGCGAGGCCGGGTTCGTCACCACGCCCCACGACGACTTGGCGGAGTTGATGAAGCAATACCGTCATCACGGCCACGTCAGTAAGTTCGAGCACGCCCACGTCGGGTACAATTTCCGGCTCGATGAACTTCAGGCCGCGGTCCTGCGATTGAAATTGCGACTCCTGGAGGCCAACAACGGCCGCCGCGTTGCGATCGCCCGCCAGTACGACGAGCGACTGGCCAAGACCGGCCTGAAGCTGCTCAAGCCGAGGGGCGATTCCGAGCCGGTCTATCACCTGTACCCGATTCAGACCGAACATCGCGACGGCTTGATCGAGTACTTGAACGGCCGGGGCATCGGCACCGGCATCCATTACAAGATCCCCGGCCATCTGCAACCCGCGCTCAAAACCCATTCCCATCGCTTCGGCGACATGTCGGTCACCGAGCAGACGTGTCGGGGGCTGCTATCCATTCCCATGTATCCCGAACTGACCGACGAACAAGTCGATTACGTGGCGGACCACGTTTGCGAATTCCTGCGGGAGCGCGCCCCCACGTCCAGGGTCGGCGCGCGGTGAGGCGGCCATGGGAGCATCCAACGACGTCTCTTTGATTTCGCCCGCCGCCGACGAGGAAGTCGCTGCTTTCTTCGAAGCGTGCCCTGCGAGCTTTGCGCAACAGACGATCGGCTGGAGAAATGTCATCGCGCCGATCGGACCGGATGTGCCGCTCTTTCTCGGCAGTCGGCGGAATAACAGGTTGCTCGGCGTGCTGCCGGCCTACAAATACGACGGACCGCTGGGCAGCATCCTGACGACCTGCCCGCAGGCCGGAGCGTTGGGCGGCGTGGCGTGCCTCCCGAATGAAAACGCGCCGGCGATCTATCAGGCCTTGCTCGGGGCCTTTGTCGAACTGGCAAAAGAAAAGGGTTGCGCGACGGCGACGGTCATCACCAATCCCTTCTGGCCGGACCACGAACTTTACCAGCGCTTCTTCGCCGCGGATTTTTCGCTGCAGAATAGTTGCCAGGTGCTCGACTTGGAAACGGGCGTGACGGCGACCGGCGAGTTTCCCCAGGCCGACACCAACGTCTTGCGCAACCTGAAAAAGGCCCAGGGCGGCGAACTGGTCATGGACGAGGGGCAATCGGAACCGAACGTCGCCGAGTGGTACGAGATCCACGCCGCGCGGCATACGGAAATCGGCGCGACGCCGCTGCCGCGCGAGATGTTCATGGGCGCCCTCCGCGAGATGGTCCCGCGCGACAAGGCCCGGTTTTTTTTCGTTCGTTTGAAGGAAGCCCCTCACACCATGGTGGCGGGCGGGTTTTACGTCTACCACGGCCAGGTGATCGATGCCCTGATGCCCTCGATTCGCACCGAGTTTTCCAAACTCTCGCCGAATTTCCTGATGGCCGCGCACACGATCCGTTGGGCGAAGGCCCGCGGCCTGCGCTACTACAACTGGCAGGCCTCGCCGCCCGGCAGCGGCGTCTACCGCTTCAAGAAACAGTGGGGCAGCCGCGACGCGACCTATTACATCTGCACGAAAGTCACCGGCGATATCTCCCCCTTCACCTCAACGACGGTTGCGTTCGTCCGCGAGGCCTATCGATGGCACTACGTCATGCCGTTCGACAGGATCGGCGTGGCGCCCGGCGGCGGCCCTGCGGAAAGTTCGCGGGAAGGCGCGTGGCAGGCGTTGGCGGGGGCCGAATCATGAAACCCAAAACCGCCGCGCCGGAGAATCCCACCGAAGATTTCGCGGACCTCAAGCGAACCGTCGTCAGCCACTACGAAGCCGCCCTGCAAACTCACGGGCCAACCGCCCAGGGAATGGACTGGAAGGATGAGGCGTCGCAACGGCTGCGTTTCAAGTTACTCTGCGAAATCTGCGACCTCAACGGCAAGTCCATCCATGAAGTTGGCGCGGGGGCCGGCCATTTATGCGACTTTCTCTGCGAACGCGGAGGAACCGCCGAGTACAGCGGAAGCGATCTTTCGGCCGAAATGGTGAACGCCGCGCGAGGGCGTCATCCCAAAATCCGGTTCGATCGCCGGGACCTCCTGGCGGAGCCCAATCTCCCGACCTACGACGTCCTGGTCTGCTCCGGTCTGTTTCATGTGCGGGTCAACAACAGCGAGAACGAGTGGGGAATCTTCGTCCGAAACATGATCCGCAAGATGTACGACCTTTGCCGCGTCGGTATCGCGTTCAATCTGATGACCGACCAGGTCGATTTCAAGAATGACAAGCTCTATTACTCGAATCCCGGAGAGATGCTGGAGTTCTGCCGCCGGGAACTGAGTCGCTACGTGACCGTTCGCCACGATTATCGGTTATATGAATACACGACCTACGTCTACCGAAACCCCACCGGCTGACTCCTCCGCCGACCCGACCGCCCGACGGCAGATCAGTCTGTCCGTCATCATGGCCGGCCTCAACGAGGAGATGAACGTCGAGCGCGCCGTCGGCCGGATGGTGCAGTCGCTGGAGCGCTTCACCGACGAATTCGAGGTCATCATCATCAACGACGGCAGCACGGACCGCACGCCCCAGATTGCGGACGAGATGGCCGGGAAGGACGCCCGAATTCGCGTCGTACACAACGAGCGAAACGTCAATTACGGCATCTCCCTGGCCCGGGGGATACAGGCGGCCCGATGCGAGTGGATCCTGCACGACGGAATGGACCTTCCGCTGGCTCCCGAGGACATTGATCAATTTACGCCATATTTTCACGAGTCGGATGTGCTCGTGGCGCGCCGGATCAACCGGGCGGCCCACTCGCCCTGGCGTAAAGTCACCTCCTGGACCAACAACATGCTCCTGCGGATTCTGTTCGCCCCGAAGACAGCGGACCTGAACTTCGTACAGTTCTACCGTCGCTCCTACGCGCAGTCCGTCCAGCTCGTTTCCACCAGTCCCGCCTTCGTGACGCCGGAACTCATCATCCGCGCGGAGCGCTCCGGACGACGCGTCCGGGAAGTAACGATTGAATTCCGCAGACGCACCGGCGGAAAGGCCCATTTTGGCAAGCTGCATGATATCATGTGGACCCTGAAGGATATGTTGCGCTTTCGCCTCGCCGCCTGGCGGCATGGATGGTGATGGAAGTGACCCGACGAAACATCCCCGTGGCCAAACCGTCGTTTGACGACGCCGAAGAGCGCCTGGTGATCGAGTCCCTCCGCTCCGGCTGGGTCACGCAGGGCCCGCGCGTCGCCGAGTTCGAGCGCCTCGTCGCCGAATTCGTCGGCGCCAAGGAGGCCGTGGCCGTCACCTCCGCGACCACCGCCCTGTTCCTGGCCCTCCGCGTCCTGGACATCGGCCCCGGCGACGAGGTCATCGTCCCTTCGCTCTCCTTTATCGCCACGGCCAACAGCGTCGTCCATGCGGGCGCGACGCCCGTCTTCGTCGACGTCGATCCGAAGACCTATAACATCGACCCGGATCTTATCGAACCCGCGATCACCCCCCGCACCAGGGCAATCATGCCCGTCGATCAATTGGGCATGCCCGCCGACATGGATCGCATCAACGAGATCGCCCGCCGACGCAAGCTGCGCGTCATCGAAGACGCCGCCTGCGCGATCGGCTCGCGCTACAAAGGCCGGCCGGTCGGTGGCGACGGCGATCTGGTTTGTTTCAGCTTTCATCCGCGAAAAGTGATCGTCACCGGCGAAGGCGGGATGATCACGACGAATGACAAGAAACTCGCCGATCACCTGCGGCTCCTGCGGCATCAGGGCATGTCCGTTTCGGACCTGGAGCGCCACGCGGCCGACCGGGTCATCATCGAGACCTATCCGGAAGTCGGCTACAACTTCCGAATGTGCGACATCCAGGCCAGCCTGGGGATCGCGCAAATGGCCAAGCTCAACGCCTTTCTCGAAAAGCGGCAGGCGATTGCCCGCGTGTACGACCGCGAGCTAAGCCAGTTTCCGCAAATCGAGATTCCCTTCGTGCCGAAGGACGCCACGACGACGTATCAGTCATACATCGTGCGGCTGCGCGGGGCGGATGCCCGGACTCGAAATGCTTTTCTGGACGAGCTGCACCATCACTGCATCGCCACGCGGCGCGGTCTGATGGCCATCCATCGGGAGCCGTGTCACGCAAACGGCCGAATCAGCGGATCGCTCCAACACACGGAAGCGGCGACGGACCAGACGGTCGTCCTGCCGATGTACACCGACCTGTCGCATGAGGACCAGATGTTTGTCATCGAGCAGATTGGAGCGGCCCTGGGCCGCGTAATGGGCGGCCGGAGTTCGGCGGGGAGGGCGGCCCCGTGAAGATCATCCTCTGCGGAAAGAACGATTCGGCTGTGGAATGTCTGGAGTTCCTGGTTGCTCGCGGCGACGAGGTTTGGGCCATCGGTACAAAAGGCGACGATGGCAAGGACGGCTGGCAGAAGTCGTTCAAAGGTGCGGCGCTGCGACTGAAAGTTCCCTTCGAGCAGCCGCCGAAGATCAACGACCCCTCCTTCATCAAGCGACTGACGGATTATCGTGCGGCGGTTCTGGTGTCGATCCAGTACGACCAGATCCTCAAAGATCCGCTCTTCAACGCGATCGGCTGTCCCTGCATCAACCTGCACTTCGCCCTCCTGCCCCGCAACCGCGGCGTGGCCCCCATTGCCTGGGCCGTCCTCAACGGCGACCGCGAGACCGGCGCGACCATGCACCACATGATCGAGGACATCGACGCCGGCGACTTGATCGACCAGGAAGCCGTGCCAATCTCCATGGAAGACACGGCCCGGCAGGTGTACGACAACGTCTCCGCCGCCGCCGTCGTCGTCTTCAAACGCCTGTATCCCTTTTCGCAAAAGCAGTTATCGGTGCGCCTGCCTCAGGATCGCGCCGTCGCCTCCTATCACAAGAATGGCGAGTTTGACTTTTCCACGCGGCGCGTGAATTGGAATCGCCCGGCGATGGAACTCCACCGCTGGATTCGCTCCATGATCTTCCCTCCATTTCAGTATCCGCTGATCGAAGTGAACGGAGGCGAGATCGCCATCACGCGCATGGGCGGCGAGATAAAGCCGGCGAATCAAGCCGAGCCCGGACGCGTTATGGCGCTGACGACTCAATCCCTTGACGTGGCCGTCGGCGGTGGCGTGATTCAACTGTGCGGCCTGCTCGATTCTCAATCGCCGTCCAGGACATTTTCAGATTTGACGACCGGCATCAAAGTTGGAGACCGCCTGGCGTAATTGGCGGCAATCATGAGGGTGAAATGAAGTTCAGCAATCAAAAGATCATGATCACCGGCGCGGCCGGTTTCATCGGCAGCCATCTGGCCGATCTGCTCGCAAAGGATAACGACGTCCTCGTCGTGGATGATTTCTCCATCGGGCGCATGGAAAATCTGGCCAACGTCAAGGACAAGCCGAATGTCCGCATCGTCAAGGCCGACATCACCGATCGCGACCGGATGTTTGAGCTGGCCAGGGGCATCGACGTGGTCTACCACCTCGCCATCTCCTGCCTGCGCACGTCGATCAACAAGCCGGAAATGAGCCACGACATCAACTCCGGCGGAACGCTCAATGTCTGTATGGCGGCGCATCATCATGGCGTGAAGCGTTTCATCTATTGTTCCTCGTCCGAGGTTTACGGCACCGCCCTGACCGCGCCGATGTCCGAGACGCATCCCTGCAATCCCATCACCGTCTATGGCGCAAGCAAGCTCGCCGGGGAGCTGTACGCCCTCGCGTACTGGCGGACCTACGGCATGCCCGCCATCATTGTGCGGCCCTTTAATTCCTACGGCCCACGCGAACCCTATGAGGGCGCCCGCGCGGAGGTCATTCCCCGCTTCATGCTTCAGCTTCAAGCCGAGCGGCAGCCGGTCGTCTACGGCGACGGCAGCCAGACGCGGGATTTCACCTATGTCGAAGAGACGGTGCTGGGGCTGAAACTTGCCGGGGAATGCGACGAACTCGTCGGCGACGTGATCAATATCGCCTACGGCCGCGAAGTTTCGATCCTCCGTATTGCGGAAATGTTGATGGAACTGACGGGCACTAAGCACGTCGGCATAAAGCACGCCGAGCCGCGACCCGGCGACGTCATGCGCCACTTCGCGGACACTGCCAAGGCCAAGCGTCTGTTGGGATATTCCCCGGCTGTGGATATCCGCACAGGGTTGCAACGCTTTATTGACTGGTTCAATGCGGATGGAATCGCCGCCAAGACCTCCGTCGAAGCGGCAGCGCTGCCCAACTGGTAGGCGAACTGGGACCGCGCCTCGATCACCCGCACCAGGCCCTGAATCGCGCGTTATCTCTCTAATTGCGGATGAGCGCGCTAGAATGAATACCTAATCATGGCGTGGTGGCATCCTCGCGAGCATATATCAGATAGCAGTCTGGCCCCCGTCGACTTCCCGATTCGTCGGGATGGACCTGCGCCTGGCGCGAGGAAGACAATGCATCGACAACGACACTCATTTTCAAAACCGGTGGTCTGGGGATTGGCGACACTCTTCAGTTTCGCGTTTGTGGGCGAACCCGGGATCCGGGCGGATACGCCGCTGACGACCGAACGCGTAACGACCGGACTGGTGTATCCGCTCTTTGTGACGGCCCCGCCCGGCGACAGCAGCCGCTTGTTTATCGTTCAGCAGACCGGCGAGGTGAAGATATTCAAGAACGGCGCCCTTTTGCCGCAACCGTTTATCACCATCAACGTCCAATGCTGCGGCGACTCGGGCCTGCTCGGTTTCGCCTTTGATCCGAACTACGCCACGAACGGATACTTTTATATCAACGCCATGAGAGTCATCAACGCGACGCTGACCTCGGTTTTGGAGCGTTACTCCGTAACCGGCAACCCCGATGTGGCCGATCCCAACTCAGGACTGACGCTTCTGACGCTGGCTCAGCCCACACCCAGCCACGACAACAACATGATCGCCTTCGGACCCGACGACGGAATGCTGTACACATCGTTCGGCGACGGGGGCAATCAACAGGATCCGTTCAACCGCGCTCAGGACGGCAGCCTGTTGTTCGGAAAAGTGCTGCGGCTCGACGTCAGCAATTCCAGCCCCGGCAACCTCTATGACATCCCGCCGGACAATCCGTTTGTCGGCGACCCCATGGTCCTCGACGAAATCTGGGCGCTCGGGCTTCGCAATCCCTGGCGATTCAGCTTCGATCGACTGACCTCGGACATGTACCTCGCCGACGTCGGACAAGCGGCGCGGGAAGAGATCGACTTCGAGCCGGGCAACAGCCCCGGCGGGCTCAACTATGGCTGGAGGTGCATGGAGGGCTCCATCTGCTCCGGTCTGGGGGGATGCACCTGCTTTTCGCCCGCGCTCACGCCGCCCATTTACGACTACGATCACAGCGACGGCAGTTGCTCCGTCACGGGCGGATATGTCTACCGAGGCTGCAAAATCCCCGACCTTCGCGGCACCTATTTCTTTGCTGATTATTGCACGAATAAGATCTGGTCGTTCCGTTATGTCGGCGGCACGGTCACGGAATTTCAGGAACGGACGGCGGAACTCGATCCGCCGAACTTTATCATCAGTTCGATCACCTCCTTCGGAGAAGACGCGGACGGCGAAATCTACATCGTCACGCGCGGCGACGGTAATCCCAACGGTCAGGTGTTCAGGATCGTCCCGGCGGGTATTGCCCTCGGTGACATGAACGGAAACGGGAGCTTCGACGGGCGCGATGTCAGCGCGTTTACGCTCGCCCTGGTGAACCCCGCGGCCTACGCGGCGCAATTTCCGTCGGTCGATCCGGACGCGCAGGGCGATTTCAACTGCGACGGCGTCCTGAGCCTCAACGACCGGACGGGTTTTGTGAATGCACTGCTCTCCGACTAGCCGCTCCTCCTGTAAGGCGGAACGGATGCGGAATTGACGTCGGTTCGGCGGGTTCTTACACTCGCGCCTGGATGAGCGGCCTTTCCGATCCCATGCCACCGAGACCGGCACCGCTCCGTCACGAACGGTGGGTGTGGTACGCTGTACTGACTGCCCTGGTGCTGCGACTTCTCGTCTTCTTCGCCAATCGAAACCAGCCGATCGTCACGATCGAAGAAAGCTACATCGCCTCCACGGCCACGCTGGTCTCCGGCTACGGCTACCAGATGCGCACGACGAAGGCCCTGGAAAACAAGCACGGCTTTCCGACGATGCTCACGTCCATCGACTACATGCGGCAACGCGAGGCCGAGGGGGGCCGCGTGGACCGCGAACATCCGTATCCGAAGAGCCCGATCGGCTGGATTCCCGCCGTCGTCCACCCCGCCGGATACTCGTGGCTCCTGTACCCGCTCTATCGCCTCGGTAACTTCAGCGGCATGATCGCCTCAGCGCGGCTGCTGCAGATCGTCACGGATTCGCTGGTCTGCGTCCTGGCCTTTCTGTTCGCGCGCAACGTCTTTGGCGCGTCGGTCGGCCGACTGGCCGCATGGTTGTACGCCTTCTGTCCGGCGATGATTTACCTTTGCCAGGCGATTTTGCCGGACGCGTACCATGGGTTTTTCGCCGGCTCCATCTTGTGCCTGGCCAGCTTTGCCACGCCGCGGCGCGGCGCCTGGCTGCTCGCCGCCGGCGCCGCGGCGGGACTGGCTTGTCATTTCCGTTCGGAATATCAGTTGATGCCGCTGGTCATCTTCCTGATCGTCCTCTTGAATTGGCGGCGCTTCGTGCCGAGCGTGGTCTGGTCCGCGGGCATGGCCGCCGTCATGCTCATCGTGCTTGCGCCTTGGGCGCTCTGGACGAAGAAAGTGTCCGGCCACGCGCAATTCGGCGGCGTCGGCGCCTGGAGCGGGATGTACGTCGGGATCGGCGAGGATCCACAAAACCCGTGGGGGATCGTGATGAACGAACCCTGGCTCACACAGGACGCCATCAACCGCGGTTTCGAATCGCACATCTCCCATGAAGCCAACCAGGAATACAAAAAACTCTGCTGGCAATATGTCCGGCAGTATCCCTGGCGTTATGCGCGGTGCATCCTCGTTCACCGGCTGCCGCTGGCCTTGGCCACGCCGCACCTCACCTCTAACCGAACTACCAGCGACGAATTCTCCTTCACGAAGTACCATGTTGAAGAAGGCCTGACACGCTGGGGTGTCATCCGCAAGTATCCCGGGAAAGTGGTAAGATACATGGGTCCCCAGTTGGCCATGAGCGCCGTTTCCGCCCTGCTGACCCTCGCGCTCCTGGCGACGATCGTCATCTTCCGACGGGATTGGCGCCGGATCGCGTGGCTCGTGATACCCTGGGGCTATACGGTCGGAACGGTCGTCCTGATAAAGAGCATCGAGCCCCGGAATATCGCCCCGCCTCTGTTCGTACTGACCGTGGCCCTGGCGATCGTGATATGCTACCTCGTCCATCGCCGGCAGGGGCGGCCCTTCGTGTTTCCATCCAGCGGGATCGAAGAGCCGATGGGCGCCCGGAGGGGTTGAGCGCGGCGATGGGGGGAGAAACGCGAGAATAAAAGTCCTCCTCAGGCGAATCCCCCTCCGATGGATTCCGTTGTCCTAGGGGACCCCGGCGCGCCGGGGTCGGCGGTTCAGTTGGGAACGTGTAGTGGCGAGCCTTTCAAAAGAAGTGGAGGCCGGTGCGCCCGGCCTGAGCGATGTCTGGCAGGTCTTCACTGCGCCGGCCGGGCTCTTTCGCCGCGTGGAGGACACCGGGGCCTACGGCTGGGCCCTCGTCGTGCTCCTCGCCCTCGTCACCCTCACCGGCTATGTCCAGGTGCAGACCGGTTTGATTGACCGCGTCGTCGATCAGCAGACAGAGCGGCAACTGGGTGAGCTGGAGAAGAATCAGGGCAATCTGGTCGACCGCGTGCAGCTCAAGGACGCCATGGACGCCGTCCGCAAGTCCGGCGATTTTATGAAACTCCTGCAGCGGCTCGGGGCGATTGTCGTCTCGCCGATCTACCTCCTGACGTCGTGCTTGCTGATCTCGTCGATTCTCTATGCCGCCGTGGCCCTGACCGGTCGGAAACCGGAATACCACACGTTGATGGCGATCTGTGTCTACGCGAGCTTCGTAGATTTGGCGGGAGCGCTCTTGCGCCTGGGCATGATGATCAGTTATCGAACCACGATGGTGGATACATCCCTTGGAATGCTCGCGCCGATCGGAAAGGCTTCCTGGCTGACGGCCGTGGACCCGTTTCGCATTTGGTTCTGGCTGTTGGTGGCGATCGGACTCATCGTCACGCAGCAGCTCGGACGCCGCGGCGCCGCTGTCTGGTGTGTCTTGATGTTCGCGATCGCCTCGGCCGCGCGCGTGGGGATGGCCTACGCAGGAAATATCTAGGAAGTCGCCCTCATAGGGAATACTCATGAAGCGTATCATCACCCTCATCATCATCCTCGCCGTCGCCGGCGGTCTCTTCGCCATCGGCAGCCTGCGCCGTGGCGCGGACGATAAGCCGATTCTCCACGTGGCGGAGGACGTCCCTCTGACGGTCCACATCGCCTGGCCCGAACGGCAGGAGATCATCCGGCTCGTCCAGGCGCCCGGCGACGTCGAGGCGACGCTCGAAGTGATGATTCGTTCCGAGATCGTCGCCAAGATTGATGAAATGCCCGTGGAGGAGGGCAGCGTCGTCAAGAAGGGCGACCTGCTTTGCCGCCTGAACGACCGGGACATTCAGGCCGACGTGGAATCCGGCGAAGCCCGCGTGTCCCGCCTGAAATCGGGCACGATCGACGCCGAAGCGGATCTGGAAAAGGCCGACCGTGACTATCGCCGCCAGCTTCGGCTCGCCGAGGTGAATGCGACGAGCGATCAGGAGCGCCTGGACTACATCACCGGGCTGAAGAAGGCGAAGGCCGTGCTCGACATGCGCAAGCAGGAACTCGTCGAGGCCGAGGCCTTCCTCCGGCGGGTCAAAGAGGACCTCCGCCGCACGCGAATCATCTCGCCCATCGACGGCATCGTCGCCAAGCTCGACGCCAAGATCGGCGAAGTCGTCATCACCGGAACCATGAACAATC from Phycisphaerae bacterium includes:
- a CDS encoding Gfo/Idh/MocA family oxidoreductase encodes the protein MPPAAAGTLAEPSMKKIAKTPAVVRVGVVGCGYWGPNIIRNFSALRDCDLRVICDSNAGRLEPFGRRYPSARTEGDFAAMIADPDLDAVAICTPVHTHYPLAKAALEAGKHVLMEKPLTHSSESAQTLVNMARQRGLTIMVDHTFIYSGAVQKIKSIIDSGEIGDILYFDSVRINLGLFQHDINVIWDLAPHDLSIMDYLLGRAPIWVSAIGSKHFGKLENLAYMSMKFDDSLIAHFHVNWLAPVKLRSTVIGGSKRMIVYDDLAPSEKIKVYDKGVTINGDKSERDKVLIDYRTGDMFAPKIDKTEPLEAVCRHFVESIQNGTTPLTDGESGLRVVRILEAAQRSIERSGERVNL
- a CDS encoding formyltransferase family protein, which encodes MKIILCGKNDSAVECLEFLVARGDEVWAIGTKGDDGKDGWQKSFKGAALRLKVPFEQPPKINDPSFIKRLTDYRAAVLVSIQYDQILKDPLFNAIGCPCINLHFALLPRNRGVAPIAWAVLNGDRETGATMHHMIEDIDAGDLIDQEAVPISMEDTARQVYDNVSAAAVVVFKRLYPFSQKQLSVRLPQDRAVASYHKNGEFDFSTRRVNWNRPAMELHRWIRSMIFPPFQYPLIEVNGGEIAITRMGGEIKPANQAEPGRVMALTTQSLDVAVGGGVIQLCGLLDSQSPSRTFSDLTTGIKVGDRLA
- a CDS encoding GNAT family N-acetyltransferase, whose product is MGASNDVSLISPAADEEVAAFFEACPASFAQQTIGWRNVIAPIGPDVPLFLGSRRNNRLLGVLPAYKYDGPLGSILTTCPQAGALGGVACLPNENAPAIYQALLGAFVELAKEKGCATATVITNPFWPDHELYQRFFAADFSLQNSCQVLDLETGVTATGEFPQADTNVLRNLKKAQGGELVMDEGQSEPNVAEWYEIHAARHTEIGATPLPREMFMGALREMVPRDKARFFFVRLKEAPHTMVAGGFYVYHGQVIDALMPSIRTEFSKLSPNFLMAAHTIRWAKARGLRYYNWQASPPGSGVYRFKKQWGSRDATYYICTKVTGDISPFTSTTVAFVREAYRWHYVMPFDRIGVAPGGGPAESSREGAWQALAGAES
- a CDS encoding glycosyltransferase family 2 protein; amino-acid sequence: MNTRPTSTETPPADSSADPTARRQISLSVIMAGLNEEMNVERAVGRMVQSLERFTDEFEVIIINDGSTDRTPQIADEMAGKDARIRVVHNERNVNYGISLARGIQAARCEWILHDGMDLPLAPEDIDQFTPYFHESDVLVARRINRAAHSPWRKVTSWTNNMLLRILFAPKTADLNFVQFYRRSYAQSVQLVSTSPAFVTPELIIRAERSGRRVREVTIEFRRRTGGKAHFGKLHDIMWTLKDMLRFRLAAWRHGW
- a CDS encoding class I SAM-dependent methyltransferase, which translates into the protein MKPKTAAPENPTEDFADLKRTVVSHYEAALQTHGPTAQGMDWKDEASQRLRFKLLCEICDLNGKSIHEVGAGAGHLCDFLCERGGTAEYSGSDLSAEMVNAARGRHPKIRFDRRDLLAEPNLPTYDVLVCSGLFHVRVNNSENEWGIFVRNMIRKMYDLCRVGIAFNLMTDQVDFKNDKLYYSNPGEMLEFCRRELSRYVTVRHDYRLYEYTTYVYRNPTG
- a CDS encoding DegT/DnrJ/EryC1/StrS family aminotransferase, which encodes MNVPLVDLKASLTPIREALRKEFEAILDGMQLFLGPNVQAFEKDFTAFCEVKHGLGVSNGTDALILALKALGIGAGDEVIVPAHTFFASIEAIVHAGATPVMVDIEPGTMTIDPKKIGPMLSPKTRAIMPVHLYGHPADMDPILAIAREHKLKVIEDCAQAHGARYKGRRCGSMGDAAGFSFYFTKNLGAFGEAGFVTTPHDDLAELMKQYRHHGHVSKFEHAHVGYNFRLDELQAAVLRLKLRLLEANNGRRVAIARQYDERLAKTGLKLLKPRGDSEPVYHLYPIQTEHRDGLIEYLNGRGIGTGIHYKIPGHLQPALKTHSHRFGDMSVTEQTCRGLLSIPMYPELTDEQVDYVADHVCEFLRERAPTSRVGAR
- a CDS encoding DegT/DnrJ/EryC1/StrS family aminotransferase — protein: MEVTRRNIPVAKPSFDDAEERLVIESLRSGWVTQGPRVAEFERLVAEFVGAKEAVAVTSATTALFLALRVLDIGPGDEVIVPSLSFIATANSVVHAGATPVFVDVDPKTYNIDPDLIEPAITPRTRAIMPVDQLGMPADMDRINEIARRRKLRVIEDAACAIGSRYKGRPVGGDGDLVCFSFHPRKVIVTGEGGMITTNDKKLADHLRLLRHQGMSVSDLERHAADRVIIETYPEVGYNFRMCDIQASLGIAQMAKLNAFLEKRQAIARVYDRELSQFPQIEIPFVPKDATTTYQSYIVRLRGADARTRNAFLDELHHHCIATRRGLMAIHREPCHANGRISGSLQHTEAATDQTVVLPMYTDLSHEDQMFVIEQIGAALGRVMGGRSSAGRAAP